The sequence TCGCGCCCACTAACACGCCCTCGGGATCATCCATCTTCGGGTCCAGATTGGGCAGCATATGAAGATCAAGGGTGAACCGGGAATTGGGATGCGAACAGGGAATTTCCTTCCCTTTGGCGTCTTTCTTGCCTTTCTCCCACTGGCCGGAGTGGTTGCGCCCTTTGGGGGGCACCTCTCCATCTTTGCCCGTCCAGTGGATATTGTTATCCGGAGTGACCAGCACGTTGGAGAAGATGATTTCCGCCGGACGGTTCAGCGCCTCCCACTGGAACGTATCATCAACGGAGTTGATCCCTTCGATAATGCCAAACATCCCCTTCTCTACATTGACCGCCCGAACCACGCCGTCCTTTTTCCTCAGATAGGCAATATCATCCCCGACAATCGTCTCACCCTCGAGCATGGCCGTGGAGGTCTTGCCGCACATGGAAGGATAAGCGCCGGTGAAATAGGTTACCCTTCCCTTAGGACCGTGCACGCCCATGACAAGCATGTGCTCCGTGAGCCATCCTTCAACGGAAGCCTTGCGGATGGCCAGGCGCATCGCCAGTTTCTTGAGCCCGATCACATTGCCGCCGTACTGAGTGTTGGTGCTGTAGACGGTTCGGCCAGCGATATCAATATAGATTCGGCGCCCATCGAGGTTCTTGGAGACCTTTCTTTCATCCACTTCTCCCTGTGAATGAACGAACTTGAAGAAATCCGCTTCAGCCCCCTGGCGCACAAATTCCTGATAGCCCTGCCGATACAGCAAGTCCTCGCTATGAGCCACATAGGCAGAATCGGTGATCTGGACACAGGGGATGGAAAACTCGGAATTGGTCGGTCCCAGGCATGCGAAGCGCACAATCGCCTGTTTACCCTTCATCAACCCCTTGAGGATTTCATGAACCTCAGTATAACCCTGATCCCTGTCCCTCGTGCTGATCAATGGACCCAGATCAACCCCCTTGGTCACCAGGATATTGGTGTGCTCTTTATCTCGCCCTTGATCCCCATACGAGTCGAAATGGACTGTGTGGCCTTTTATGGCGAGTCTGGTTTCTTCACCATCCTTAATCGCTTTCTCTCGGATGTATTCGAGATCCTTCTTCGTATCGGTGCAGACGAAAATCGAATCGGGGTTGCAAAGTTCGACATATTTGGCCACAAATTCGTCAAGGGCGGGATTCTTGATCTTGGTCAGTTTCTTATAATTGTCGTCTCCCAGTCTTCTCTTCAATTCTTCCATGTTTGGTGTTGTTTCTTTCATCATAACCCCCCATTCTTTTTTTCGATTCGCTTTACCCAATGCTACGGGACAATGATGGCCAGGACGTCATTCTTGGCCACCCTGGCACCCGGCTTGCAATTGATGGCTGCAATTTTGCCGCCGACAGGAGCCAGGATGGTGTTTTGCATTTTCATGGCCTCGAGGACTACCACCGGAGCATCTTGATTTACCTTTTCCCCCACCTTCACCTCGTAGTTGACGATCATTCCCGGCATAGGTGCCAGCACGGGTGTGCCATCCATTTTGGCTGCCACGGGCGCAGCGGCCGGTTCTGCCGCTTTAGCAGCGGGAGCGCTGGCAGAAGCGACCGTCGGTTTGGGCGCAACTGGCGCCGATGGCGCAGATACCGATACTGCCGGAGCATTGCCTGAGCCTGCCGACTCGACATCCACCTGGAAATAATCGCCGTCCACAAAGACATTATAGGTCTTAGTTCCAGGCCCTTTGGCCGGCGCTGCCTTTTTGACCTCTTTCTCGGCCAGCTTGCCTGCCTTTGCCTTGGCGATAATATCCGCTTCTGCCTTGGCTTCCTTCATCGTCTTGGGCGCCATGGGCGGCTTCCAATCGGACGGGATGGTCTTGTCCATGCCGTACTTATATTTGAGATAGCGTGCGCCGGTCGTGGGGAACATGGCAAAGAGGATCGCGTCCTTGGCGTCTTTGGCGAACTCCTTCGACTTCTCTTTGGCCTTTTCCATCTCCGGCTGGAGGCTATCAGCCGCCCGGGTGGTGATCGGTTCTTCGCCCCGCTCGTAGCCCTTCAGTATCTTCTTTTGCAATTCCTTATCGATGGGCACAGGCGATTTGCCATAGAGTCCCCAGCAATAGTCCTTGGTCTCTTTAGCGATCATCTTGTAGCGTCCCGCCAGAACGTTCTGAACCGCTTGAGCCCCTACCAGCTGGCTTGTTGGGGTGACCAGCGGGGGATACCCCAGCTCTGCCCGCGTTCGAGCGGTTTCCGCCAGGACCTCTTCCAGCTTGTCCATAGCGTCTGCCTGTTTGAGCTGCGAGACCAGATTGCTCCACATGCCTCCGGGAATCTGGTGAACCAGCACCCCGGCATCGATCACTGACATTGAAGATGTGTCCACAAAGTCACGATATTTGGGCGCGATCTGTTCAATCTTGCTGGCTGCCTTGATCATCTGGGCAATATCCAGCCCGGTATCCCTGGTGGTCCCATAGAGGGTGACGACCAGGGGCTCGATGGCAGGGGAAGAAGTCCTCAGGGCTAATGGCGAAAGCGCCGTGTCGATGATATCCACTCCGGCCTCGATGGCCTTTAGATAGGACATCGAACCCTGGCCGCTGGTATAGTGGGTATGAAGTTCAACGGGGATGGTGAGCGCTTCCTTGAGCGCCTTCACCAGGTCGTAGGCGTCATACGGGGAAAGGAGGCCCGCCTGGTCTTTGATGGCAATCGAATCGGCGCCCAGATCGCGCAGTATCTTGGCTTTCTCCACAAAATAGGCAATGTTGTAGACTGGCCCGCCGAGCCGCGGTTGGGTCAGAGAGTAGCACACAGCGCCCTGGAAGTGCTTGCCCACCTTTTTAATGGCCTTGGCCGCCCGCTCGATGTTGCGCTCGTCGTTAACCGCGTCAAACACCCGGAAGATATCGATTCCAACCTCGGCGGCCTGCTCCACAAAGGCATCCACCAGATCATCGGCATGGTTGCGATAGGCCACTAGATTCTGCCCGCGCAGCAGCATCTGAAACGGCGTTTTGGGCATGAGTTTCTTCAGGATGCGAGGGCGCTCCCAGGGGTCCTCCCCCAGGAAACGGTGAGATACGTCGAACGTGGCGCCGCCCCACATTTCCACCGAGTAGAAACCACACTTATCGATCTCCTCGGCCAGAAACTCCATGTCCTCCATCCGCATGCGCGTGGCCCAAAGAGACTGATGGGCATCTCGAAGCGTGGTATCGCAAACCTTGACGGGATTGGCTGCCTTGGGCCGGTTTTTGACCCGATCTCCCGTCAAGTCTTTAGCTGCTATCTGGCCGACTCCAACTCCCTTCGTGACACTCATATACTGCTCCTCCTGTCGCTAAAATGGGTTTTTCGAACCAATGCGGGCTCTATGGCCGCTGAAATTGCCGATGCTCTGTTCTTGCCTCGAAGAGGGTTCATTTTCCGGGCATAGCGATATTACCGCGTATCCTGGGAAGACGGGATTTCCGCTTTAGGGAATCTAAGGGACCTCTGATCAGGTGGCGCAGGACTCTTCCTGCCAGTACCTGCCCTCGATCGAGATCGCGGGTT is a genomic window of Dehalococcoidia bacterium containing:
- a CDS encoding phosphoenolpyruvate carboxykinase domain-containing protein codes for the protein MMKETTPNMEELKRRLGDDNYKKLTKIKNPALDEFVAKYVELCNPDSIFVCTDTKKDLEYIREKAIKDGEETRLAIKGHTVHFDSYGDQGRDKEHTNILVTKGVDLGPLISTRDRDQGYTEVHEILKGLMKGKQAIVRFACLGPTNSEFSIPCVQITDSAYVAHSEDLLYRQGYQEFVRQGAEADFFKFVHSQGEVDERKVSKNLDGRRIYIDIAGRTVYSTNTQYGGNVIGLKKLAMRLAIRKASVEGWLTEHMLVMGVHGPKGRVTYFTGAYPSMCGKTSTAMLEGETIVGDDIAYLRKKDGVVRAVNVEKGMFGIIEGINSVDDTFQWEALNRPAEIIFSNVLVTPDNNIHWTGKDGEVPPKGRNHSGQWEKGKKDAKGKEIPCSHPNSRFTLDLHMLPNLDPKMDDPEGVLVGA
- a CDS encoding pyruvate carboxylase subunit B is translated as MSVTKGVGVGQIAAKDLTGDRVKNRPKAANPVKVCDTTLRDAHQSLWATRMRMEDMEFLAEEIDKCGFYSVEMWGGATFDVSHRFLGEDPWERPRILKKLMPKTPFQMLLRGQNLVAYRNHADDLVDAFVEQAAEVGIDIFRVFDAVNDERNIERAAKAIKKVGKHFQGAVCYSLTQPRLGGPVYNIAYFVEKAKILRDLGADSIAIKDQAGLLSPYDAYDLVKALKEALTIPVELHTHYTSGQGSMSYLKAIEAGVDIIDTALSPLALRTSSPAIEPLVVTLYGTTRDTGLDIAQMIKAASKIEQIAPKYRDFVDTSSMSVIDAGVLVHQIPGGMWSNLVSQLKQADAMDKLEEVLAETARTRAELGYPPLVTPTSQLVGAQAVQNVLAGRYKMIAKETKDYCWGLYGKSPVPIDKELQKKILKGYERGEEPITTRAADSLQPEMEKAKEKSKEFAKDAKDAILFAMFPTTGARYLKYKYGMDKTIPSDWKPPMAPKTMKEAKAEADIIAKAKAGKLAEKEVKKAAPAKGPGTKTYNVFVDGDYFQVDVESAGSGNAPAVSVSAPSAPVAPKPTVASASAPAAKAAEPAAAPVAAKMDGTPVLAPMPGMIVNYEVKVGEKVNQDAPVVVLEAMKMQNTILAPVGGKIAAINCKPGARVAKNDVLAIIVP